In the Petrotoga olearia DSM 13574 genome, one interval contains:
- a CDS encoding VOC family protein, giving the protein MHFNFDHLAITVSDLEKSVGFYRDILGFRVLGKLVQDNGNFVIVYLDMGDKVLELFNFSEKGKYLATQNDKDMGIKHFAFKVKSVDQTFKYLREKGVEFTMEPTNAEGGVRIAFFKDPDNILIEIIEGELNLEKY; this is encoded by the coding sequence ATGCATTTTAATTTCGATCATTTAGCAATCACAGTTTCCGATTTGGAAAAATCTGTTGGATTTTACAGAGATATTCTTGGTTTTAGAGTTTTAGGAAAGCTTGTTCAAGATAATGGAAATTTCGTCATTGTTTACCTTGATATGGGGGATAAAGTACTCGAATTATTCAATTTTTCTGAGAAAGGAAAATATCTAGCAACTCAAAACGATAAAGACATGGGCATAAAACACTTTGCTTTTAAAGTAAAAAGTGTCGACCAAACCTTTAAATATTTAAGAGAAAAGGGTGTAGAATTCACAATGGAACCTACTAATGCTGAGGGCGGTGTGAGAATCGCTTTTTTCAAAGATCCTGATAACATTCTAATAGAGATAATTGAGGGAGAACTTAATTTAGAAAAGTATTAA